The window GGCTGAAATAATCACCGTCGAGGGATTGTCGGTAAACGGCCAACTGCATCCGGTGCAGGAGGGGTTTCTACAGGAGCATGGTTTGCAGTGTGGTTTCTGTACGCCAGGCATGCTGATGCGAGCATACCGTTTCCTTCAGGAAAACCAAAATCCGACAGAAGCGGAAATCCGCATAGGGATGGCCGGCAATCTATGCCGCTGTACAGGGTATCAGAACATCATCAAGGCGGTGCAGTATGCCGCGAAGAAGCTGCAATCTGGAGCGAGGGGATAACATGGGCGCCATCTCGGAGAAACTCGAACGTCA is drawn from Pelomicrobium methylotrophicum and contains these coding sequences:
- a CDS encoding (2Fe-2S)-binding protein, with the protein product MSKVRIAFTLNGKRVETLAESRELLIHVIREQLGQTGSHIGCDTSHCGACTVDMNGKSVKACTVLAVQAEGAEIITVEGLSVNGQLHPVQEGFLQEHGLQCGFCTPGMLMRAYRFLQENQNPTEAEIRIGMAGNLCRCTGYQNIIKAVQYAAKKLQSGARG